A stretch of DNA from Sceloporus undulatus isolate JIND9_A2432 ecotype Alabama unplaced genomic scaffold, SceUnd_v1.1 scaffold_3208, whole genome shotgun sequence:
TTTGTTTCTAAAGAGGTTTTTGTACTGAAAGATTGCTCCAAATCAGggatggaaaaactgcaaacagGAGGCCACAGGAGTCCTCCAGGGTTTTTGTGAACCCCTAAAACCCCCTGATAGACACCCCTATCTCCGCCCAAAATTTGGGGAGCAAAATTGCcccaaatagattttaaaaactccTGGAAGACTTCAGAAATGGAACCCATCctaaaaagcaaacaaaggcatgttacagactgccaaaataaagctgcttcgggtctctttggaggtatgctatttaaatgatgcatgcatcctaagaatccagaagctgcaccaaagctgcactccagtgcttaggaatggagcgtggctttggcgcgacctccggactcttaggacccaggcatcatttaaatagcatacctccaaagagacccgaagcagctttattttggcagtctttaacaggccaaaatatctgaaagattTCACTTTCTGCCACTTCAAGGAGTTCCATCAGTGAGAGGGCTGTGGGGATGTAGAGGTGAAAATAGAGCCCTGTATCCTCCACAAATGCAAAACCTCTGATGTAGTGCCTGAGTTGTGGAAAAAACCCTCCTCTTAAAGGTCCAGTTGGTGCTATCACTTGTGTTGTCTTGacaccaagttaaaacatggctttctACTAAAGCTTTTGAGCCCTGCTTAATTTTATCCAAATCTGCATGTGTGCATAGTTTTCAGTTGttattaactgttttaacttattCTTTAATAGAACTTTACATAATGTTTGCTGTTTTAAATGGCTTAAACTAATTTTATTATATGCCAATGTGAGATCCTATGATAATAGGCTGCATATAAATACTCAGATCAACTCATTCATCTGCAGTAGCCTGGAGAGAAGAAGGGTCTCTCCAGCAAATAATAAGAGGAAGAGTTAAAGTCCTGAGATCTGGGCACCTTCAACTTAAAGGTTAAAAGTCTTGTGACTGTTTTAGCCTGCCATCTTTTGCAGCAGAGGACAGCAAAGAAATATGAATCTGTCCTCTCTTTCTCTAATGGTGCCTTCTTCTTAAAAAGGCAAAGGGACAGTTCAAGAAGCAGTcagtggctaatggagtgcagaTCTGTATTCCTGTCCCAAGTGACGCTGACTCAcccaagttcaagaccagcatcGGCAATGCAAAATACCTGCCTGAAAAGGACGTTGTCATCTGGAGCATCAAATCTTTCCCGGTGAGAAGAATaccttccccttctctccccccatcGGCTCCCTTCTCTCGTCCTTTTAGCTCAGTTGCACATTCTAGATAATGGAAATTTTGCCAAGGACTGCAGTAAAATAGtatattttccaaactctggtttcccTGCAGAAGAACCTGCCATCTGTCTCCATGTTATCTTTTCCTGTCAACAATGACAGACCAAGTACTGGCACTGGCCTCCCTAACTAATACCCCATCCTTTTTGGCATGTGGCTCTGCAGGGTGGCAAGGAGTACTTGATGCGAGCCCACTTTGGGCTGCCCAGTGTTGAGAATGAGGAGCTGGAGGGCCGGCCTCCCATCTCGGTCCAGTTTGAGATCCCCTACTTCACAGTCTCTGGGATTCAGGTGAGCTGTATTAAATTACTGGAGCAGAACTGAGAATGGTGAAACTATGCTTGTCCAAGGAAAATGTGTGTTGCACATGCTAGGGACTGGGTCTTCTGCATGCACAGCACAGTGCTCTGCAGCTGAAATATGACCATTTTCTTTCTTAGTGGCcatgatacacacacatatatatctttgACCAACTTTTGATATAAGGTTGTGATGAGCCCCCACTCTTTCTAATGCAACAGCCATAATTCTTTTTGGAAGGGGGTGGAGTTTGGGGTCTATAGCTTCTTGTTGCCGGATTGCCCTTCAGTGGGGATAACTGGTGATAGGTGGCTTTGGGAATTGATGAAtactctcccttttcttccttccttttccaactCAGGTCCGGTACATGAAGATAATTGAAAAGAGCGGGTACCAAGCTCTGCCGTGGGTCCGTTACATCACCCAGAGCGGGGGTAGGTTAGCAGACCTGTGAAGAACTGGAACTGGATGTATAAACAGACAAGTCAGTTGGCAATAATCAGCCCAATgggttctaggagttgtagtcgcAATTTCTAGCCTCTGTTCTTCTCTGGATGGTTTATGAGTGCAGCTTACTTTCTGGAACCTGTTCTGGTTTCCCTTGGCTGTGACTAGAAGGGAGTCAGGACCACTCACAAGTACCCCCCTTTCCCCAAAGTCCACTTCATTTTAGATTCCCATCACACACACATAgggatatacacacatacatcctCTACAGTTCACCCcgcaaacaaaaaagaaagtcaAGTCAGCATAACTTGCTGCTTTTGTGTTGTGGTTCCTGCaaagcccagttcaggaagggggGGAGTTTTAAAAATTGTAGCAAGCATATGGTCAGAGCCCCTGAGAAACTGGTGACTTGGGGCTGTTACCCTCCTATAATTGCTGGTAGCTTGCAGGGGTGATCACCTTGCTGGAATTCTTGCTTGTGGACAGCAGTGCAAATTTGGTGGACAATACGAATTCCTCCTTGTAGACAACAGTGCAAACAGTGCATTCCTTCTACCCACCTTTACTGGGCTGTATGCCAGGCTATAAcagttgctttttcttttctcatcaCCCAGAGCCACTGTAATGCCCACCATGTTGTTTCTGTAATGTTATTGAAAACACTGCAATCACGATCGCTCAAATGCAATGCAAAACCAACCTCATGTGGTAATCTCCTAAATCTCCAAAGCCATCTTTCTCCCTTCATGTTTGCTCCTGCCTCCTTGGATTATTGAGCCTGTATTGTGTTTGCTTCCAAAAGAGGCAGAACTGTTTACAGCaggctttggtcttccagatgttttgggctacaacttccataatccttTACCCCTTTGAATATGACGGATGAGGCTCATAAAAGTTCATGTTTAAAGCAAGAGGCTTTCAGGCCAAAAGTTATCCTGggtttaatatattatttatcttctttctttttttccagattaCCAGCTCCGGACACATTAGTCTTGTGACCCTGCAGAGTCAGAATCCTGCCTTATCAAGACTGAAGGGATCTGGGTGCTTAGGGAATCATGTTAGGGATGCTTTTAGGGATGCTTTTAATCTCGACTCTTTCTGAAGCTCTGTGTGTCTATgtctgtgtatatttgtgtgtatgcatCCTTATTTTAGAATGCCACCCTGTTGACATTCAACCCAACTTGATCTGGACTACTCAGACCAATGACTGAAGTTGTGGCCCATACTTGTTGCCTGAGGTGACGTTTGTACTGCTCCCAGTCCTGAACGTTGATGAAGTTGTCACTGGTGAAATGTCAGTACGCTTGCATCTTGCAAGAGCTCCTCAACAAGGCAGCCTTCCAGACTCCACTCAAAACGTCTCTCCTCTTGAGGGATTCCATAGAGTGAGGGTCGGATGGCTCCATGTGGAGCATGCTGGAAGAGAGGCACCACTTATAATTGTATGGGTACTGGAACTACAGGCTAGGTTGGGCACAGCTTGGGCACAAGGTTTCTGGGTAGTTTAGATCAAGCCCTCATTCCCCCCCCTCCGTTCCTGATTTGTAAAGtgagaacagcagctgactaccTCTTGTTATAAAGATGACTCACAAAGGTTACTACTTCCCTGTGCCTTTGGACCACaatgaactatatatatatataagagaaaTAAATTAACCTTTTTCAATGAGAGTTGAGTGGTGTGGGTTATTGGTCTCAACTCTCCCCTTTGCTGTTCCACTCcaagctcatagaatcatacaattggaagagacccc
This window harbors:
- the LOC121918031 gene encoding AP-1 complex subunit mu-2-like, producing the protein MVKAKGQFKKQSVANGVQICIPVPSDADSPKFKTSIGNAKYLPEKDVVIWSIKSFPGGKEYLMRAHFGLPSVENEELEGRPPISVQFEIPYFTVSGIQVRYMKIIEKSGYQALPWVRYITQSGDYQLRTH